In Pseudomonas sp. p1(2021b), the genomic window AGTGACGGCGGAGCCAGCACTGTTGGGATCTATTGCCTTAGCTTAGCCGTTTGCCGGCGGCGGATGAAAGCACTGAGCTTGTATCCGGAGATTATCTTCGACCGGGTGTCGCACGGCCCCTGGAATAGGGCCGGGTTGATGCCGGGAAGGGGCAAGTCAGGTAGAATGCGCGCCCGGTTTTTGGAGACGATTATGACCCTGCTCAAATTCAGCGATGTGTCCCTCGCGTTCGGTGCCATGCCGCTGCTGGACAAGGTGTCCTGGCAGATCGCGCGTGGCGAGCGGGTGTGCATCATCGGTCGCAACGGCACCGGCAAGTCGAGCATGCTGCGCCTGGTCAAGGGCGAGCAACGGCCCGATGACGGCGAGATCTGGCGGGCCCCAGGCCTGAAGATCGGCGAACTGCCGCAGGAGTTGCCGGTGGCCGACGAGCGCAGCGTGTTCGACGTCGTGGCCGAGGGCCTGGACGGTGTCGGGGCGCTGCTGGCCGACTATCACCACCTGAGCCAGAACATCCAGGGCGACGCCGACCTGGAGAAACTCATGCATGTCCAGCACGAGCTCGAGGCCCGCGACGGCTGGCGCCTGCAGCAGGTGGTGGAAAGCACCCTGAGCCGCCTACAGCTGCCGGCCGACAAGACCCTGGCAGAGCTCTCCGGTGGCTGGCGTCGTCGTGTGCTGCTGGCCCAGGCACTGGTGTCCGAACCCGACCTGCTGCTGCTCGACGAGCCGACCAACCACCTGGACATCGGCGCCATCGCCTGGCTCGAGGAAGCCCTGAGCGGCTTCAACGGTGCGGTGCTGTTCATCACCCACGACCGTTCCTTCCTGCAGAACCTGGCCACGCGTATCCTCGAGCTGGACCGCGGCGGCTTGATCGACTGGAACGGTGACTACGCCAGCTTCCTGGTACACAAGGAGGCCATGCTGGCCGCCGAGGAAACCGCCAATGCGCTGTTCGACAAGCGCCTGGCCCAGGAGGAAGTGTGGATTCGCCAGGGCATCAAGGCTCGGCGTACCCGCAACGAAGGCCGTGTACGCGCCCTCAAGGCCCTGCGTGTGGAGCGTGGCGAACGACGTGAGCGCCAGGGCAAGGCGAACATCCAGATCGAGGTGGCGGACAAGTCCGGCAAGCAGGTCATGGTGTTGGAGAACGTCAGTTTCGCCCATGCCGACGGCCCCCTGCTGGTCAAGGATTTCTCCATGGTCCTGCAGCGCGAGGACCGCATCGGCCTGCTGGGCGCCAACGGCACCGGCAAGACCACCTTGCTCAAGCTTATGCTGGGTGACTTGGAGCCCAGCAGTGGCAAGGTCGAGCGCGGCACCAAGCTGGAAGTCGCCTACTTCGACCAGATGCGCCACCAGCTGGATCTGGAAAAAACGGTGATCGACAACCTTGCCGAGGGGCGCGACTTCATCGAGATCGATGGCCAGAATCGCCACGTGCTCAGCTACCTGGGCGATTTCCTGTTCAGCCCCCAGCGTGCCCGCACGCCGGTCAAGGCCTTGTCGGGCGGTGAGCGGGCGCGTTTGTTGCTGGCCAAGCTGTTCAGCAAGCCAGCCAACCTGCTGGTGCTGGACGAGCCGACCAACGACCTGGACGTCGAAACCCTCGAGCTGCTCGAGGAAGTGCTATCCAACTTCAAGGGCACCGTGTTGATGGTCAGCCACGACCGGGCGTTCCTCGACAACGTGGTCACCAGCACCTTGGTGTTCGAAGGCCAGGGGCGGGTGCGCGAATATGTCGGGGGCTATGAGGACTGGATCCGCCAGGGCGGCTCGCCAAAGTTGCTGGGCGTGACCGAAAGCAAGGGCGGCAAGGCAGCGCTTGGCAGCGCGGTGGTGGAGAAGCCTGTCGAGCAGGCGGCGCCAGCGCCGGTTGCGTCTGCCGCTGCGGTGGAGCCTGGGAAGAAGAAGCTCAGCTACAAGCTGCAGCGCGAGCTGGAAGCCCTGCCGGGACAGATCGACGCGCTGGAGCAGCGTATGGCCGCGGTTCAGGAAGAGGTCAATGCCCCTGGTTTCTACCAGCGCCCGATTGGCGAGACCTCGGCAGTACTGGCCAAGCTGGAGCAGATGCAGGGTGAGCTGGACGCCCTGGTCGAGCGTTGGGCCGAGTTGGAAGGGTAGAGCGTATCGGGGGCGCTATGCGCCCCATCGCGGGGTAAGCGGGACCGCCACAGCGCCGCTCCTGCAGGGGCATCGCTGGCCCTGTAGGAGCGGGCTGCAAAGCAGCCGCAAGTACGTGTCAGCCTTCTTTCTTCAGCAGGCGTACCGCCAGCACGTCACAAGGCGCACCGTGCAGCACGTCGTTGGCGGTGGAGCCCAGCAGCAGGGCCAGGCCATGGCGGCCATGGCTGCCCACCACGATCAGGTCACAATTCTGCTCCTTGGCCAACTGGTGGATTTCCTGGCGTGGCTGGCCGTAGGTCAGGTGCGAGTCGCCACGGTTGATGGTCGGGTACTTGTTGAACAGGCGATCCATGCGCTCCTTGGCCTGGTCGAACTGTTGCTGCTGCAATTGCGACAGGTCCATTGGCACGTCTCCGCCAAAGGCCATGGCCATGGGTTCGACGATATGCACCAGGGAGACCTTGGCACCCGTGGGCTCGGCGAGTTTCATGGCACGCTTGATCACCGGGTCGCATTCTTCGGTCAGGTCGACGGCGACCAGAAGATGTTCGTAGGACATGGGTGGTACTCCTGCAATCGCGATAGTAGAAGTATGGTCGCTTTCGGGCCGAATGCCGTGAAACCTGGCTAACCAGCTCATTTGCAACGCTTTA contains:
- a CDS encoding ATP-binding cassette domain-containing protein, whose product is MTLLKFSDVSLAFGAMPLLDKVSWQIARGERVCIIGRNGTGKSSMLRLVKGEQRPDDGEIWRAPGLKIGELPQELPVADERSVFDVVAEGLDGVGALLADYHHLSQNIQGDADLEKLMHVQHELEARDGWRLQQVVESTLSRLQLPADKTLAELSGGWRRRVLLAQALVSEPDLLLLDEPTNHLDIGAIAWLEEALSGFNGAVLFITHDRSFLQNLATRILELDRGGLIDWNGDYASFLVHKEAMLAAEETANALFDKRLAQEEVWIRQGIKARRTRNEGRVRALKALRVERGERRERQGKANIQIEVADKSGKQVMVLENVSFAHADGPLLVKDFSMVLQREDRIGLLGANGTGKTTLLKLMLGDLEPSSGKVERGTKLEVAYFDQMRHQLDLEKTVIDNLAEGRDFIEIDGQNRHVLSYLGDFLFSPQRARTPVKALSGGERARLLLAKLFSKPANLLVLDEPTNDLDVETLELLEEVLSNFKGTVLMVSHDRAFLDNVVTSTLVFEGQGRVREYVGGYEDWIRQGGSPKLLGVTESKGGKAALGSAVVEKPVEQAAPAPVASAAAVEPGKKKLSYKLQRELEALPGQIDALEQRMAAVQEEVNAPGFYQRPIGETSAVLAKLEQMQGELDALVERWAELEG
- a CDS encoding universal stress protein: MSYEHLLVAVDLTEECDPVIKRAMKLAEPTGAKVSLVHIVEPMAMAFGGDVPMDLSQLQQQQFDQAKERMDRLFNKYPTINRGDSHLTYGQPRQEIHQLAKEQNCDLIVVGSHGRHGLALLLGSTANDVLHGAPCDVLAVRLLKKEG